The region AGTAATATGGAACTTGAAGAAGGGTCTGTCGCAAAGCTATCGAAAGCTTTCCTCTTATCTCGTCAAGCAGCTATAAGCGAATTAGAAAAGGAGATAGAGAAACCCATAATCACTAAAGCTGCTAATGAAAAATGAATTGCAAGCCTGGAACTCCTACCCTAAAAATGCAATGTCAATATGTCAGGGAATGCTTACAAAGCAATAGTTTTCGAGAATCGATAAAAAAATATATCTCTTTGAGAGCATTCCAATAAGAAGAAAATTAGAAATTCTTAGAAAATATTGAGGCTATTTCTGAGAATTAGGAGGCTCAAGGCTTACATTTTCAGGAGGAGGAGTTGGGTCAGGATCTGCAATCAACATATGTTGCAAAACAATTTCGGGCCTCTCACTATCCCTCCATCTAATGCGATATGCAGGCATTTTCGTCCCACGACTTGTGGTCTGTTCTACAGGTTCCATAACCCAACCTCGCCTGGAACGGCCCTGAGGATTGCGCTTAACCACAGCATCGGTGTGCTTAAACCTGAAACCAACGCGCTCTCCGCTCATCCCTAGACGACTTCATACTGGCTCTATTATCCACTTTGATGGTCCCCTTTAGAATTACTGAGAACCGGAATCTGGGCGAAGCAGTGGAAAAGCAATCACATCTCGTATTGATGGACTATCAGTTAAGAGCATGACCAGCCTATCGATTCCTATGCCAAGTCCGCCTGTGGGGGGCATTCCAACTTCCAATGCATTAAGAAAATCTTCATCTAATGAATGGGCTTCTATATCACCCTCATTTTTGCGAATCTGTTGCGCCAAAAGACGTTCTCTTTGATCAATTGGATCAATAAGTTCACTAAAAGCATTAGCTGTTTCACGGCCTGCAATAAATAATTCAAATCTCTCAACCATGTCTTCCTTACAACGATGTTTTCTTGCCAAAGGTGAAATGTCAATCGGATAATCAATTACAAAAGTAGGTTGAATAAGATTTGGTTCTACTTTTTGTTCAAAAGCCTCATTCATTAATCTTCCTACACTATCTGCAGTCGAAGGGACTTCCAATCCAAGATTGATCATTTCAGAGGATGCTTTTTCTTGATCGCCATCAAAGTTGTCAAAATCTATACCAGTAGCCTCAAGAACTAACTCCTGCATTGTCACCCTCCTCCAAGGGGGAGTGAGATCAAGGCTTACATCCTGATACGAGATTTTTGTAGAGCCACAGATCTCAATACATACTGATGAAATAAGTTCCTCAGTTAAATCCATCATCTGGTTGTAATCTGCAAACGCTTGATAGATCTCAACAGAGGTGAATTCAGGGTTATGTCTAGTACTAATACCTTCATTCCTAAAAATGCGGCCAAGTTCATAAACTCGCTCAAATCCACCAACAACAAGTCTTTTCAAATGAAGTTCAGTAGCAATACGCAGAAAAAGAGGTATGTCAAAAGTGTTGTGATGCGTAATAAAAGGTCTTGCATCAGCACCTCCAGCTGCTGACTGAAGAACTGGGGTCTCAATCTCTAAGAAACTCCTTTCATCTAACCATCGCCGTATAGCGCTAACTGTTAAAGCCCTTCTCCTAAAAGTCTTACGTGAATCTGGATTAACAACTAAATCAAGATATCTCTGTCTATATCGCTTTTCGATATCTGCAAGACCATGCCACTTATCTGGGAGTGGCTGAAGAGATTTGCACAAAATCTTCCAAGAATGAACTTTTATTGACAACTCACCACGATCTGTTCTTCTCAAGATTCCATTTACTCCTAACCAATCTCCTGCATCAACAAAATCGGTAATTTGCTTAAAAGAACTTACTTGATTTTCAGAAGTATCAAATTCTTCGAGAGTAGCTTTCTCTAAAAAAAGCTGAATAGAACCACTTTCATCTAACAAAGTAAAGAAAGCCAGTTTTCCCATAACACGACGCGAAAGAACTCTTCCTGCAACTGCAACTTTTATTTCTCTATCTTGGCCATTAGGCAAATCTTTATGATCAGACTGTAATTCAGCAGTTTTATGAGTTGGATGAAAATTAAGCGCATAGGGGTCTTTACCAACTTTCCGCAAGGAAGCAGCTTTTTCTAAACGAGTTTCTCTTAGGTCAGACAAAGGAAAAATAAACCAAGGAAGTTACCTTGAGCCTATATAGAGCAAGAAACAAAAAAAAGTATTTTTTTGTATTTAAGAGCTAACAGGAGGAAACTCATTCAACCTCTGAGATGAATAACCTATGCCTCTTACAGTAAGAATTAACTCCGGATTACGAGGATCTGGCTCAAGCTTGCCTCGCAAACGTGCTACATAAACGTCAACAACTCTTAAGTCAGCAGCACGCCTAGGAGGATATCCCCATAGCTGCTCAAGTATCTCTGCTCTAGGAACTACTTTCCCAGGGTCACGAAACAGTAATTCAAGCAAACTAAACTCTGTGTAAGTTAAACCAATCCTTTCTCCACCGCGACTAACCTGACGACGATTTGTATCCACAACTAATTCACCTAGTTTCATCACACCTTGCCCAGCAGGAATCTCTCTAGGTTCAGCTACAGACGCGCCAGGACCCATTCTACGCAATATTGTGGCTATACGTGCTTCAAGCTCTTTTGGACTAAACGGTTTAGATAAATAATCATCAGCACCCAAGTCAAGTCCCGCTACTCGCTCAGATATTGCTTCAAGAGCACTAAGAAAAATAATCGGGACAATTGATTCAGCTCGCAATCTCCTACATACAGCAAAGCCATCAAGCTTAGGAAGCATTACATCAAGAACGACAAGATCAGGAATTTCCCTATGAAAAACATCTAAAGCCTCTTCACCATCTGAAGCTGAAACAACTTTATAGCCTGCTAACTCAAGCCTGGTAACCAAGACTTTTAAAACTGCTGGTTCATCATCAACAACTAAAATTGTGGCAGAAGGGAGAGAGGCAGGTTTTGAACCGGGCCCATCATTGCTCTTCTCAAGCATGGATGAACCTTCTTCATACATGAGCATTGCCTCATCAAGCAGTGCAACTATAACCTTTCTCGTACCAAAACCAAAGACATTTCACCAGCTGCGCAAAAATTAGTTTTTCTAAGTGTTTAATATGTTTGGATAATTTTATATGTGTAAATAATTCCTAAAGCTATTTAAACACTATGCTTTATAAATAAATATTCAATAATAAAACGTCTTTTTTTGCTAAAGAAATTTGAAAAAAATTCAGCTAATTAATTCAATTAAATCTTTCCTCGAAAAAAAGTCCTCATGGTAAATGAACAAAGCAATGGAGCAATTAACCCTGTAACAATAGATCCAGCCAACAAAGTATAAAAAGACCAAGCATTAAAAATTAAAAAATTTCCATCCACAAAAAATATTTTCTGAGCCCAAATACTTACATCACTAATTATGGAACCAATCCAAGCGAGCAAGCCAAGGGTAAAGGTCTTATCAAAATATTGACTTTTAGTACCAAGTCGCCCCCACCAAAAACCTAGTAGCATCAATGCAGGAATTTGAGAAGATCCGTCAAGATTAATGGTATCTAGAATAGTACCTAAACAAAAGCCCGCAAAAAGACCTGCTAAAGGTCCTTCAATAAGCGCCCAAGGTAATAACCATAATTGAGCCCATCTTGCTCCTACTCCACCAAGCATTAACCAAGAGGGAGAAGAAAGTATCAACAACGGCACTAATAAAACTAAAAACTTATAAATAGTTTTTTTCTGCTCTTTCCTCATTTAAACCTTAGGATTTGAACCCAATCAATAGCTTCTGGTGAGGCAATTAACTGAACAACAGCATATGGTGAAGGTAAATTATCGCTATTGATTAGCTGAATCACTGCTACTGGAAGATTTGGTGGAACTAATGTGCTGGCAGGCGAAGTACTAATAATATCTCCAACTTTTGCATTAGGAACTTTTTCCAAAAAATTTAATTGAGGGCGATTAGTACCAATTCCCACTAACACACCATGAACCTTTTTATTTTCTATCCATACCCCTAATTTAGAACCAGGGTCTGTAAGCAGACGTGTTCGGGAGGTAGTAGGAGTAACACTCTGAATAATCCCTAAAAGGCCACCAGGTCCCATCACTGCATCCCCTCTTTGTATAGAATGATTAGACCCTTTATTAAGCTCCAATTGCTGCCAAAAGTCTCTAGACCTTCTAGAAATAACAGCCGCAGAGATAATATCTTTATTAGATGAATTCTTTAAATCTAATAATGTTCTCAAACGTTGATTATCCTTTTCTAATAAATCCAATCTTATTTGTTGTTCAAGATTAATCCCATTGGTTATCCATTCTTTCTGAGCTGTTCCAGGCCAAAAAGGTCTAGAAATAAATGCAAAAGAATCTAATAAAAATGCCCCCTTAGTTAATCGAACAAATATAAGAAATAAAGTAAAAGCAAACCCATACCACAAATTCCTTTTATACCACCAACGAAAAGCAGCCTTTCGTCGAGGGTTAATCATAGAATTAATCCCTTACAGCATTTCTAGCAAATTCAGGTGTATCAACTACCCGTCGCAATCGCTTGAAATTGTCGAGAACTTGGCCACACCCATTTACCACACATAGCAGTGGCTCTTCAGCCACATGAGTAAAGATGCCGGTTTCATGGCTGACAAGATCACTGATTCCTCTAACTAATGCTCCACCGCCTGCAAGCATAATTCCTCTATCAACAATATCTGCTGCTAATTCAGGAGGAGTCCGTTCTAAAACTCTTTTGACTGCATCAACAATTTTATTTAAAGGCTCAGCCATGGCTTCTCTAATATCACCTGCCTGCAAAGTAATTGAACGAGGCAATCCAGATAACAAATGCAGACCACGAACATCCATTGATTGCATATCAAAATCATTATTTGGGAAAGCAGATCCAATACGAATTTTGATTTCTTCGGCTGTCCTCTCCCCAACAACAAGATTATGCACCTTCTTTAAATAAACACCGATTGAATCATTAATTTCATCTCCAGCAACTCGAACAGATTCACTCAAAACAGTGCCTCCCAAGCTAAGGACTGCTACCTCTGTTGTACCACCACCAATATCAACAATCATTGTTCCTATTGCTTCGGTCACTGGAAGATGTGCCCCGATAGCAGCAGCTACAGGTTCGTCAATCAAATGAACTTCCCTAGCTCCAGCTAAACCAGCCTCTCGAACCGCACGACGCTCCACACTAGTTACACCACTTGGGATTCCAACGACTAACCTAGGAGCAATAATTCCACGACCTTCATTACACTTTTGAATAAATGTTTTCAACATTTGCTCAGCAGCATCAAAATCAGCAATTACTCCATCTCGTAAAGGTCTAACTGCTCTAATGTTTCCAGGAGTACGCCCAAGCATCATCTTTGCATCGTCTCCAACGGCTAGTGGTTCACCTTCTTCTAAATCCATTGCCACTACAGAAGGTTCTTCTAAAACTATTCCTTTACCCTGGACATAAATCAATGTGTTGGCTGTGCCAAGATCAATACCAATATCACGAGAAAGTCTGAAACGTCTTAAAAACACGATTGTTTGTATTTGTGACTAGTAACTTACACTAGTAAAACTATCTAGAAAAAACATAAGTATTTCTTTTCTAAAACATGGCAAATAAATCCAGCTATAGTTAATTCGATGTTTTCTAAAAAAATTAGATAGTGACCATTAATTCTATTAATCTAGTTGGAAGAGCCGGCAGAGATCCTGAAGTCAGATATTTCGAATCAGGTACCATAGTTGCAAATTTTACAATTGCAGTAAATAGACGAAGTCGTAATGAAGAACCTGATTGGTTTAATCTCGAAATTTGGGGAAAGCAAGCACAAGTAGCAGCAGATTACGTAAAGAAAGGATCTTTATTGGGAATAACTGGAAGCTTTAAGCAAGATCAATGGAAAGACAAAAATACAGGAGAGAATAAATCCAAGCCTGTAATTAGAGTAGACCGACTTGAATTATTGGGTAGCAAAAAAGATTCTTTTAACAACGGAGTGTCAAACAATCAATCTCATATAAATCAACAAAATCCTAATGATATTCCATTCTAATTTTTCTTTTTAGTAAAAATCCTACGTATCAATACCCAAACAACCAAAGACAATGCTGTAAATAATAGTAGGACCTTAATACTTCCTGAAATAGGTTCCAACCATACTTCTACATTGCTATAACTTTCTCCTAAAAATATTCCAGCAACAGTTAACAAAATTGTCCAAACCAGACTTCCAGCAGCTGTCCAAATAATGAAAGGTAGAAAAGGCATTAACTCAATTCCAGCAGGAACAGAAATTAATGTTCTAATTCCAGGTACTAGCCTTCCCCAGAAAACTAATGCATTGCCATGTCTATCAAACCAACTTCTACTTCTTTGAAGTTCAATAGGACTTATACCAAAATAATTGCCATATTTTCGAAGCCAATTTTCCAACTTCTCTTCATTAACCAATCTGCCTATTCCATACCATGGCAG is a window of Prochlorococcus marinus subsp. marinus str. CCMP1375 DNA encoding:
- a CDS encoding hercynine metabolism small protein, whose product is MRKEDKRVAIKFQREKLIEELEKVYKNAFDEISNMELEEGSVAKLSKAFLLSRQAAISELEKEIEKPIITKAANEK
- the lysS gene encoding lysine--tRNA ligase, yielding MSDLRETRLEKAASLRKVGKDPYALNFHPTHKTAELQSDHKDLPNGQDREIKVAVAGRVLSRRVMGKLAFFTLLDESGSIQLFLEKATLEEFDTSENQVSSFKQITDFVDAGDWLGVNGILRRTDRGELSIKVHSWKILCKSLQPLPDKWHGLADIEKRYRQRYLDLVVNPDSRKTFRRRALTVSAIRRWLDERSFLEIETPVLQSAAGGADARPFITHHNTFDIPLFLRIATELHLKRLVVGGFERVYELGRIFRNEGISTRHNPEFTSVEIYQAFADYNQMMDLTEELISSVCIEICGSTKISYQDVSLDLTPPWRRVTMQELVLEATGIDFDNFDGDQEKASSEMINLGLEVPSTADSVGRLMNEAFEQKVEPNLIQPTFVIDYPIDISPLARKHRCKEDMVERFELFIAGRETANAFSELIDPIDQRERLLAQQIRKNEGDIEAHSLDEDFLNALEVGMPPTGGLGIGIDRLVMLLTDSPSIRDVIAFPLLRPDSGSQ
- the rpaB gene encoding response regulator transcription factor RpaB; amino-acid sequence: MLEKSNDGPGSKPASLPSATILVVDDEPAVLKVLVTRLELAGYKVVSASDGEEALDVFHREIPDLVVLDVMLPKLDGFAVCRRLRAESIVPIIFLSALEAISERVAGLDLGADDYLSKPFSPKELEARIATILRRMGPGASVAEPREIPAGQGVMKLGELVVDTNRRQVSRGGERIGLTYTEFSLLELLFRDPGKVVPRAEILEQLWGYPPRRAADLRVVDVYVARLRGKLEPDPRNPELILTVRGIGYSSQRLNEFPPVSS
- the mreC gene encoding rod shape-determining protein MreC; the encoded protein is MINPRRKAAFRWWYKRNLWYGFAFTLFLIFVRLTKGAFLLDSFAFISRPFWPGTAQKEWITNGINLEQQIRLDLLEKDNQRLRTLLDLKNSSNKDIISAAVISRRSRDFWQQLELNKGSNHSIQRGDAVMGPGGLLGIIQSVTPTTSRTRLLTDPGSKLGVWIENKKVHGVLVGIGTNRPQLNFLEKVPNAKVGDIISTSPASTLVPPNLPVAVIQLINSDNLPSPYAVVQLIASPEAIDWVQILRFK
- a CDS encoding rod shape-determining protein: MFLRRFRLSRDIGIDLGTANTLIYVQGKGIVLEEPSVVAMDLEEGEPLAVGDDAKMMLGRTPGNIRAVRPLRDGVIADFDAAEQMLKTFIQKCNEGRGIIAPRLVVGIPSGVTSVERRAVREAGLAGAREVHLIDEPVAAAIGAHLPVTEAIGTMIVDIGGGTTEVAVLSLGGTVLSESVRVAGDEINDSIGVYLKKVHNLVVGERTAEEIKIRIGSAFPNNDFDMQSMDVRGLHLLSGLPRSITLQAGDIREAMAEPLNKIVDAVKRVLERTPPELAADIVDRGIMLAGGGALVRGISDLVSHETGIFTHVAEEPLLCVVNGCGQVLDNFKRLRRVVDTPEFARNAVRD
- a CDS encoding single-stranded DNA-binding protein — translated: MTINSINLVGRAGRDPEVRYFESGTIVANFTIAVNRRSRNEEPDWFNLEIWGKQAQVAADYVKKGSLLGITGSFKQDQWKDKNTGENKSKPVIRVDRLELLGSKKDSFNNGVSNNQSHINQQNPNDIPF
- a CDS encoding DedA family protein; its protein translation is MNIAEFLTSLPDLIGAAVESNQWFGYGAILIAMFLENLFPPIPSEIIMPLGGFYVYQGQLHFLPVVFAGLIGTLLGALPWYGIGRLVNEEKLENWLRKYGNYFGISPIELQRSRSWFDRHGNALVFWGRLVPGIRTLISVPAGIELMPFLPFIIWTAAGSLVWTILLTVAGIFLGESYSNVEVWLEPISGSIKVLLLFTALSLVVWVLIRRIFTKKKN